Proteins co-encoded in one Populus trichocarpa isolate Nisqually-1 chromosome 10, P.trichocarpa_v4.1, whole genome shotgun sequence genomic window:
- the LOC7468463 gene encoding uncharacterized protein LOC7468463, with amino-acid sequence MMRRQPELESETLVEAALRVLNTGDPFEKAKLGDLVASKWQQGSIFQAYNPSLDFPVPDRRARLANVRLVSPSLMPKLGKAGSLQSRQAIVHSLVHTESWAIDLSWDIIARFGKQEGMPREFFTDFVKVAQDEGRHFNLLAKRLEELGSSYGALPAHDGLWDSAIATSKDLLARLAIEHCVHEARGLDVLPTTISRFRNGGDNETADLLETVVYPEEITHCAAGVKWFKYLCLRSKTPALSRDNLSSEENGDKETEISTEGNEEVIQKFHAIVRTHFRGPLKPPFNEEARKAAGFGPQWYEPLAVKEVQNNPII; translated from the exons ATGATGAGGCGACAGCCAGAATTAGAGAGCGAGACGCTAGTGGAAGCGGCGCTAAGGGTACTTAACACAGGGGACCCATTCGAGAAGGCAAAGCTAGGCGATTTAGTGGCTTCTAAATGGCAACAAGGGTCCATTTTTCAGGCTTACAACCCTTCCCTCGACTTCCCCGTACCCGATCGCCGCGCCAGGCTCGCTAAT GTAAGGTTGGTTTCACCAAGTTTGATGCCAAAGCTTGGGAAAGCTGGTAGCTTGCAGAGTAGGCAGGCTATTGTGCATAGTCTTGTGCATACTGAAAGTTGGGCTATTGACTTGTCTTGG GATATAATTGCTCGGTTTGGTAAGCAAGAGGGAATGCCAAGAGAGTTCTTCACGGATTTTGTGAAGGTTGCGCAAGACGAGGGCAGACACTTTAATCTTCTTGCAAAACGGCTTGAAGAATTGGGTTCTTCTTATGGGGCTTTACCAGCTCATGATGGCTTGTGGGACTCAGCCATTGCTACTTCAAAGGACCTTTTAGCTCGTTTGGCAATAGAGCATTGTGTTCACGAG GCCAGGGGACTTGATGTGCTGCCAACAACCATATCTCGATTCCGCAATGGAGGTGACAACGAAACAGCCGATTTATTGGAGACAGTAGTTTATCCAGAAGAGATAACCCATTGTGCAGCTGGAGTGAAGTGGTTTAAGTATCTATGCTTGAGGTCTAAAACTCCAGCTTTAAGTAGAGACAACTTGTCATCTGAAGAAAATGGAGACAAGGAAACTGAAATTTCTACGGAGGGGAATGAAGAGGTGATTCAGAAATTTCATGCTATAGTGAGAACTCACTTCAGAGGACCATTGAAGCCTCCCTTTAACGAGGAAGCAAGGAAAGCTGCTGGATTTGGTCCTCAATGGTATGAACCTCTAGCTGTCAAAGAGGTCCAGAATAATCCTATTATTTAA
- the LOC7463482 gene encoding mRNA cap guanine-N7 methyltransferase 2 isoform X2, producing the protein MSGFPIPRTESTHHRLYEFAKSAIIKIFAHPYATVCDLYCGGGVDIEKWDAAQITHYIGIASSGISEVKETWESLKKNYTADFFQADPCSENFETQLQEKANQADLVCCLQNLQLCFETEESARKLLHNVASLLKPGGYFFGQSTRRMLKHKFKTLAKYQKNVEAYHNRSGSMKPNIVPNCIRSESYMITFEVEEEKFPLFGKKYQLKFAHDISAETHCLVHFPSLIRLAREAGLEYVEIQNLTEFYDDNRTQFAGMIMNAGLNLVDPRGRLLPRSYDVLGLYTTFIFQKPDPDVAPPLTTPLLQHDGYTIDESEWQAPEWQGTLWRDDEKNAHPEQQPPPPPPPLGLGKISEQKGILGPGPADLRFSEAL; encoded by the exons ATGAGCGGGTTTCCGATACCGAGAACTGAGTCAACTCACCATCGACTCTACGAGTTCGCTAAATCTGCCATCATTAAAATCTTTGCCCACCCCTATGCCACT GTATGTGATTTGTATTGTGGAGGAGGAGTGGACATAGAGAAATGGGACGCTGCTCAAATCACTCACTACATTGGAATCg CATCATCAGGAATAAGTGAAGTAAAAGAAACATGGGAGAGTCTGAAGAAAAATTACACTGCTGATTTCTTTCAAGCCGACCCTTGTTCT GAAAATTTTGAAACCCAGTTGCAGGAAAAGGCCAATCAAGCTGATTTAGTTTGCTGTTTGCAGAATTTGCAG TTGTGTTTTGAGACCGAGGAGAGTGCAAGGAAGCTTCTACATAATGTGGCGTCGTTGCTTAAACCGGGgggttatttttttg GGCAAAGTACCAGAAGAATGTTGAAGCACAAGTTCAAAACTCT GGCAAAGTACCAGAAGAATGTTGAAGCATACCATAACAGAAGCGGCAGCATGAAGCCAAACATTGTTCCCAATTGCATTCGATCAGAAAGCTACATGATCACTTTCGAAGTAGAGGAAGAGAA GTTTCCATTATTTGGGAAGAAGTACCAGTTAAAATTTGCCCACGACATCTCTGCAGAAACCCACTGCTTGGTACATTTTCCAAGTTTGATAAG GTTGGCCAGGGAAGCTGGTCTGGAGTATGTGGAAATTCAGAACTTGACTGAATTTTATGATGATAATAG AACTCAATTTGCAGGTATGATAATGAATGCTGGTCTGAACCTGGTGGATCCTAGAGGGAGACTTCTTCCTCGATCATATGATGTCTTAG GCCTATATACTACATTTATATTTCAGAAGCCTGATCCAGATGTTGCTCCCCCTCTTACCACCCCACTATTACAGCATGATGGTTACACTATTGATGAG AGCGAGTGGCAAGCACCTGAGTGGCAAGGAACCCTATGGAGAGACGATGAAAAGAATGCACATCCAGAGCagcagcctcctcctcctcctccacctcttGGACTTGGAAAGATTAGTGAACAGAAGGGGATATTGGGTCCTGGCCCGGCAGATTTACGTTTCTCAGAGGCACTTTGA
- the LOC7463482 gene encoding mRNA cap guanine-N7 methyltransferase 2 isoform X1 codes for MSGFPIPRTESTHHRLYEFAKSAIIKIFAHPYATVCDLYCGGGVDIEKWDAAQITHYIGIDVASSGISEVKETWESLKKNYTADFFQADPCSENFETQLQEKANQADLVCCLQNLQLCFETEESARKLLHNVASLLKPGGYFFGQSTRRMLKHKFKTLAKYQKNVEAYHNRSGSMKPNIVPNCIRSESYMITFEVEEEKFPLFGKKYQLKFAHDISAETHCLVHFPSLIRLAREAGLEYVEIQNLTEFYDDNRTQFAGMIMNAGLNLVDPRGRLLPRSYDVLGLYTTFIFQKPDPDVAPPLTTPLLQHDGYTIDESEWQAPEWQGTLWRDDEKNAHPEQQPPPPPPPLGLGKISEQKGILGPGPADLRFSEAL; via the exons ATGAGCGGGTTTCCGATACCGAGAACTGAGTCAACTCACCATCGACTCTACGAGTTCGCTAAATCTGCCATCATTAAAATCTTTGCCCACCCCTATGCCACT GTATGTGATTTGTATTGTGGAGGAGGAGTGGACATAGAGAAATGGGACGCTGCTCAAATCACTCACTACATTGGAATCg ATGTAGCATCATCAGGAATAAGTGAAGTAAAAGAAACATGGGAGAGTCTGAAGAAAAATTACACTGCTGATTTCTTTCAAGCCGACCCTTGTTCT GAAAATTTTGAAACCCAGTTGCAGGAAAAGGCCAATCAAGCTGATTTAGTTTGCTGTTTGCAGAATTTGCAG TTGTGTTTTGAGACCGAGGAGAGTGCAAGGAAGCTTCTACATAATGTGGCGTCGTTGCTTAAACCGGGgggttatttttttg GGCAAAGTACCAGAAGAATGTTGAAGCACAAGTTCAAAACTCT GGCAAAGTACCAGAAGAATGTTGAAGCATACCATAACAGAAGCGGCAGCATGAAGCCAAACATTGTTCCCAATTGCATTCGATCAGAAAGCTACATGATCACTTTCGAAGTAGAGGAAGAGAA GTTTCCATTATTTGGGAAGAAGTACCAGTTAAAATTTGCCCACGACATCTCTGCAGAAACCCACTGCTTGGTACATTTTCCAAGTTTGATAAG GTTGGCCAGGGAAGCTGGTCTGGAGTATGTGGAAATTCAGAACTTGACTGAATTTTATGATGATAATAG AACTCAATTTGCAGGTATGATAATGAATGCTGGTCTGAACCTGGTGGATCCTAGAGGGAGACTTCTTCCTCGATCATATGATGTCTTAG GCCTATATACTACATTTATATTTCAGAAGCCTGATCCAGATGTTGCTCCCCCTCTTACCACCCCACTATTACAGCATGATGGTTACACTATTGATGAG AGCGAGTGGCAAGCACCTGAGTGGCAAGGAACCCTATGGAGAGACGATGAAAAGAATGCACATCCAGAGCagcagcctcctcctcctcctccacctcttGGACTTGGAAAGATTAGTGAACAGAAGGGGATATTGGGTCCTGGCCCGGCAGATTTACGTTTCTCAGAGGCACTTTGA
- the LOC7468462 gene encoding 3-phosphoinositide-dependent protein kinase 2 isoform X2, translating to MLEMEREFDSKLRIQSGDHPSSSSNNNNGSVQRSKSFAFRAPQENFTIHDFELGKIYGVGSYSKVVRAKKKDTGTVYALKIMDKKFITKENKTAYVKLERIVLDQLDHPGIVRLFFTFQDNYSLYMALESCEGGELFDQITRKGRLSEDEACFYAAEVVDALEYIHSMGLIHRDIKPENLLLTAEGHIKIADFGSVKPMQDSCITVLPNAASDDKACTFVGTAAYVPPEVLNSSPATFGNDLWALGCTLYQMLSGTSPFKDASEWLIFQRIIARDIRFPDYFSGEARDLIDHLLDIDPSRRPGAGRGGYAELKNHPFFEGVDWKNLRGETPPKLVSEPMVQSGDSDHDSGSPYNPTRAGDSSLTQNDGNAGVSSSAEATAHITRLASIDSFDSKWQQFLDPGESVLMIAMVKKLQKLTSKKVQLILTNKPKLIYVDPSKLVVKGNIIWSDNSDDLSVQVTSPSHFKICTPKKVRSFEDAKQRAWQWKKAIESLQNQ from the exons ATGTTGGAAATGGAGAGGGAGTTTGATTCAAAGTTAAGAATTCAAAGCGGCGATCATCCTTCTTCGTCATCTAATAACAATAATGGGAGTGTGCAGAGATCTAAAAGCTTTGCATTCAGAGCACCTCAAGAGAATTTCACTATTCATGATTTTGAGCTTGGCAAGATCTATGGTGTTGGGTCTTATTCAaag GTAGTGAGAGCAAAGAAGAAGGATACAGGAACAGTATATGCCTTGAAGATCATGGACAAAAAATTCAtcaccaaagaaaataaaacagctTATGTTAAGCTAGAACGCATTGTGCTTGATCAATTGGACCATCCTGGAATTGTGCGGCTCTTTTTTACATTTCAGGACAATTATTCTCTGT ATATGGCACTTGAATCCTGTGAAGGCGGAGAACTTTTTGACCAAATAACTAGA AAAGGCCGTTTATCGGAGGATGAAGCTTGCTTTTATGCTGCAGAAGTTGTTGATGCTCTTGAATACATACATAGCATGGGATTAATACATCGAGATATAAAG CCAGAGAATTTGCTACTTACTGCAGAAGGACACATTAAAATTGCTGATTTTGGGAGTGTGAAGCCCATGCAAGATAGTTGCATTACTGTCCTTCCAAATGCGGCTTCAG ACGATAAGGCTTGCACATTTGTGGGAACAGCGGCATATGTCCCTCCAGAAGTCCTTAACTCTTCTCCTGCAACTTTTGG AAATGACCTCTGGGCACTTGGCTGCACTTTGTACCAGATGCTTTCAGGGACTTCTCCTTTCAAAGATGCAAGTGAATGGCTTATATTTCAAAGAATTATTGCCCGGGATATAAGGTTTCCTGATTATTTTTCAGGAGAAGCAAGAGACCTCATCGACCACTTATTA GATATAGATCCCAGCAGAAGACCTGGTGCTGGACGTGGTGGGTATGCTGAGCTCAAGAACCATCCTTTCTTTGAGGGAGTTGACTGGAAGAATTTAAGAGGAGAAACCCCTCCTAAACTTGTTTCGGAGCCAATG GTGCAATCAGGTGACAGTGACCATGACTCTGGGTCTCCATATAACCCTACACGTGCTGGAGACAGTTCTTTGACACAAAATGATGGAAATGCTGGAGTCTCATCATCTGCTGAAGCAACTGCTCACATAACTAGACTTGCTTCAATAGACTCCTTTGATTCCAAATG GCAACAGTTTTTGGATCCAGGGGAATCTGTTCTTATGATCGCAATGGTGAAGAAATTACAGAAACTGACGAGCAAGAAGGTGCAGCTTATCCTTACCAACAAGCCAAAGTTGATTTACGTGGACCCTTCAAAGTTAGTGGTGAAGGGAAATATAATTTGGTCTGACAATTCTGATGACCTGAGCGTCCAAGTTACAAGTCCTTCACATTTCAAGATCTGTACG CCGAAGAAGGTAAGGTCATTTGAAGACGCGAAGCAGAGAGCATGGCAGTGGAAAAAGGCAATCGAGAGTCTTCAAAACCAGTGA
- the LOC7468462 gene encoding 3-phosphoinositide-dependent protein kinase 2 isoform X1 → MLEMEREFDSKLRIQSGDHPSSSSNNNNGSVQRSKSFAFRAPQENFTIHDFELGKIYGVGSYSKVVRAKKKDTGTVYALKIMDKKFITKENKTAYVKLERIVLDQLDHPGIVRLFFTFQDNYSLYMALESCEGGELFDQITRKGRLSEDEACFYAAEVVDALEYIHSMGLIHRDIKPENLLLTAEGHIKIADFGSVKPMQDSCITVLPNAASDDKACTFVGTAAYVPPEVLNSSPATFGNDLWALGCTLYQMLSGTSPFKDASEWLIFQRIIARDIRFPDYFSGEARDLIDHLLDIDPSRRPGAGRGGYAELKNHPFFEGVDWKNLRGETPPKLVSEPMVQSGDSDHDSGSPYNPTRAGDSSLTQNDGNAGVSSSAEATAHITRLASIDSFDSKWQQFLDPGESVLMIAMVKKLQKLTSKKVQLILTNKPKLIYVDPSKLVVKGNIIWSDNSDDLSVQVTSPSHFKICTGIIHQLISLHSPHPSPLCIFPSFSDVVMCSFSRRR, encoded by the exons ATGTTGGAAATGGAGAGGGAGTTTGATTCAAAGTTAAGAATTCAAAGCGGCGATCATCCTTCTTCGTCATCTAATAACAATAATGGGAGTGTGCAGAGATCTAAAAGCTTTGCATTCAGAGCACCTCAAGAGAATTTCACTATTCATGATTTTGAGCTTGGCAAGATCTATGGTGTTGGGTCTTATTCAaag GTAGTGAGAGCAAAGAAGAAGGATACAGGAACAGTATATGCCTTGAAGATCATGGACAAAAAATTCAtcaccaaagaaaataaaacagctTATGTTAAGCTAGAACGCATTGTGCTTGATCAATTGGACCATCCTGGAATTGTGCGGCTCTTTTTTACATTTCAGGACAATTATTCTCTGT ATATGGCACTTGAATCCTGTGAAGGCGGAGAACTTTTTGACCAAATAACTAGA AAAGGCCGTTTATCGGAGGATGAAGCTTGCTTTTATGCTGCAGAAGTTGTTGATGCTCTTGAATACATACATAGCATGGGATTAATACATCGAGATATAAAG CCAGAGAATTTGCTACTTACTGCAGAAGGACACATTAAAATTGCTGATTTTGGGAGTGTGAAGCCCATGCAAGATAGTTGCATTACTGTCCTTCCAAATGCGGCTTCAG ACGATAAGGCTTGCACATTTGTGGGAACAGCGGCATATGTCCCTCCAGAAGTCCTTAACTCTTCTCCTGCAACTTTTGG AAATGACCTCTGGGCACTTGGCTGCACTTTGTACCAGATGCTTTCAGGGACTTCTCCTTTCAAAGATGCAAGTGAATGGCTTATATTTCAAAGAATTATTGCCCGGGATATAAGGTTTCCTGATTATTTTTCAGGAGAAGCAAGAGACCTCATCGACCACTTATTA GATATAGATCCCAGCAGAAGACCTGGTGCTGGACGTGGTGGGTATGCTGAGCTCAAGAACCATCCTTTCTTTGAGGGAGTTGACTGGAAGAATTTAAGAGGAGAAACCCCTCCTAAACTTGTTTCGGAGCCAATG GTGCAATCAGGTGACAGTGACCATGACTCTGGGTCTCCATATAACCCTACACGTGCTGGAGACAGTTCTTTGACACAAAATGATGGAAATGCTGGAGTCTCATCATCTGCTGAAGCAACTGCTCACATAACTAGACTTGCTTCAATAGACTCCTTTGATTCCAAATG GCAACAGTTTTTGGATCCAGGGGAATCTGTTCTTATGATCGCAATGGTGAAGAAATTACAGAAACTGACGAGCAAGAAGGTGCAGCTTATCCTTACCAACAAGCCAAAGTTGATTTACGTGGACCCTTCAAAGTTAGTGGTGAAGGGAAATATAATTTGGTCTGACAATTCTGATGACCTGAGCGTCCAAGTTACAAGTCCTTCACATTTCAAGATCTGTACG GGGATTATTCACCAGCTTATATCCCTTCATTCCCCCCACCCTTCACCCCTCTGCATTTTCCCATCATTTTCTGACGTAGTTATGTGCTCATTCAGCCGAAGAAGGTAA
- the LOC7468466 gene encoding uncharacterized protein LOC7468466 isoform X1 has product MAETENSKIVTQKDSSQKPGNLFSIFPKFELKVPFFNKPVPLAKEEPKIAVVTEGGENESGIQKPNIVSFPNTRSLAPSSIEVEVEEGSGRTHNPVIIWQVYALGGFIVLKWIWARWQERNEKAKKASSDDDQSNDGYQSPADEE; this is encoded by the exons ATGGCGGAAACTGAAAACAGCAAAATCGTGACCCAAAAAGACAGCTCTCAAAAACCCGGAAAtctgttttcaatttttccaaagtttgaGCTCAAAGTTCCTTTCTTTAACAAGCCAGTCCCTCTGGCTAAAGAGGAACCGAAAATAGCAGTAGTTACTGAAGGAGGAGAAAACGAGAGTGGAATTCAGAAACCCAATATTGTCAGCTTCCCAAATACTCGTTCTTTAGCTCCTTCATCGATTGAGGTTGAGGTTGAAGAGGGCAGTGGAAGGACTCATAATCCTGTGATCATTTGGCAG GTGTATGCACTTGGAGGGTTCATTGTTTTGAAGTGGATATGGGCAAGGTGGCAGGAAAGAAACGAGAAAGCCAAGAAGGCATCATCTGATGACGATCAGTCAAATGACGGGTATCAATCTCCAGCAGACGAAGAATGA
- the LOC7463482 gene encoding mRNA cap guanine-N7 methyltransferase 2 isoform X3 encodes MSGFPIPRTESTHHRLYEFAKSAIIKIFAHPYATVCDLYCGGGVDIEKWDAAQITHYIGIDVASSGISEVKETWESLKKNYTADFFQADPCSENFETQLQEKANQADLVCCLQNLQLCFETEESARKLLHNVASLLKPGGYFFGITPDSSTIWAKYQKNVEAYHNRSGSMKPNIVPNCIRSESYMITFEVEEEKFPLFGKKYQLKFAHDISAETHCLVHFPSLIRLAREAGLEYVEIQNLTEFYDDNRTQFAGMIMNAGLNLVDPRGRLLPRSYDVLGLYTTFIFQKPDPDVAPPLTTPLLQHDGYTIDESEWQAPEWQGTLWRDDEKNAHPEQQPPPPPPPLGLGKISEQKGILGPGPADLRFSEAL; translated from the exons ATGAGCGGGTTTCCGATACCGAGAACTGAGTCAACTCACCATCGACTCTACGAGTTCGCTAAATCTGCCATCATTAAAATCTTTGCCCACCCCTATGCCACT GTATGTGATTTGTATTGTGGAGGAGGAGTGGACATAGAGAAATGGGACGCTGCTCAAATCACTCACTACATTGGAATCg ATGTAGCATCATCAGGAATAAGTGAAGTAAAAGAAACATGGGAGAGTCTGAAGAAAAATTACACTGCTGATTTCTTTCAAGCCGACCCTTGTTCT GAAAATTTTGAAACCCAGTTGCAGGAAAAGGCCAATCAAGCTGATTTAGTTTGCTGTTTGCAGAATTTGCAG TTGTGTTTTGAGACCGAGGAGAGTGCAAGGAAGCTTCTACATAATGTGGCGTCGTTGCTTAAACCGGGgggttatttttttggtattactCCTGACTCATCTACCATATG GGCAAAGTACCAGAAGAATGTTGAAGCATACCATAACAGAAGCGGCAGCATGAAGCCAAACATTGTTCCCAATTGCATTCGATCAGAAAGCTACATGATCACTTTCGAAGTAGAGGAAGAGAA GTTTCCATTATTTGGGAAGAAGTACCAGTTAAAATTTGCCCACGACATCTCTGCAGAAACCCACTGCTTGGTACATTTTCCAAGTTTGATAAG GTTGGCCAGGGAAGCTGGTCTGGAGTATGTGGAAATTCAGAACTTGACTGAATTTTATGATGATAATAG AACTCAATTTGCAGGTATGATAATGAATGCTGGTCTGAACCTGGTGGATCCTAGAGGGAGACTTCTTCCTCGATCATATGATGTCTTAG GCCTATATACTACATTTATATTTCAGAAGCCTGATCCAGATGTTGCTCCCCCTCTTACCACCCCACTATTACAGCATGATGGTTACACTATTGATGAG AGCGAGTGGCAAGCACCTGAGTGGCAAGGAACCCTATGGAGAGACGATGAAAAGAATGCACATCCAGAGCagcagcctcctcctcctcctccacctcttGGACTTGGAAAGATTAGTGAACAGAAGGGGATATTGGGTCCTGGCCCGGCAGATTTACGTTTCTCAGAGGCACTTTGA
- the LOC7468466 gene encoding uncharacterized protein LOC7468466 isoform X2 yields MAENNKARSKKDGQEKEPRSLFLVFRRFEFKFPPIFNLSPKADVDAIKLEEKEKITGNKPADVVKFSDPKPLAPPPLKVEVEEPGIKHPLILLPVYALGGFIVLKWIWARWQERNEKAKKASSDDDQSNDGYQSPADEE; encoded by the exons ATGGCTGAGAACAACAAGGCTAGGAGCAAGAAAGATGGCCAAGAAAAAGAGCCCAGGAGCTTGTTTCTGGTGTTTCGAAGATTTGAGTTCAAGTTTCCTCCAATATTTAACCTATCACCCAAAGCTGATGTTGATGCTATTAAGttggaagagaaagaaaagattacAGGTAATAAGCCAGCTGATGTTGTAAAGTTCAGTGATCCTAAACCATTAGCCCCTCCTCCATTGAAGGTTGAAGTTGAAGAGCCTGGAATTAAGCATCCCTTAATCCTTTTACCA GTGTATGCACTTGGAGGGTTCATTGTTTTGAAGTGGATATGGGCAAGGTGGCAGGAAAGAAACGAGAAAGCCAAGAAGGCATCATCTGATGACGATCAGTCAAATGACGGGTATCAATCTCCAGCAGACGAAGAATGA
- the LOC7468465 gene encoding pyruvate kinase 1, cytosolic, with amino-acid sequence MNPHLNLEENMRLASVLEPSKPSFFPARTKIVGTLGPQSRTVEIITNCLKAGMSVAQFDFSWGDTEYHQETLDNLKAAVKSTKKLCGVMLDTVGPELQVINKTERPISLQEDSFVVLTPDQDKEATSSLLPINFTGLSSAVKTGDTIFIGQYLFTGSETTSVWLEVTEVNDEDVVCLVKNSTTLSGPLYTLHVSQIHIDLPTLTDKDKEVISTWGVRNNIDILSLSYTRHAEDVRHAREFLSKLGDLYQTQIFAKIENVEGLAHFDEILEEADGIILSRGNLGIDLPPEKVFMFQKTAVFKCNMAGKPAVVTRVVDSMTENLRPTRAEATDVANAVLDGSDAILLGAETLRGLYPVETISTVGKICAEAEKVFNYDLYYKRTVKYAGDAMSHLESITSTAVRAAIKVKASVILCFTSTGRAARLIAKYKPITPVISVVIPRVKTDQLRWTFTGAFEARQSLIVRGVFPMLADPRHQAESTNATNESVLKVALDHGKAAGFIKPHDRVVVCQKLGDSYVVKILELED; translated from the exons ATGAATCCGCACTTGAATCTTGAAGAGAACATGAGGTTGGCTTCAGTTCTTGAGCCATCAAAACCA AGTTTCTTTCCTGCAAGGACAAAGATTGTTGGCACACTTGGTCCACAATCTCGAACTGTGGAGATAATAACTAATTGTCTGAAGGCAGGAATGTCTG tgGCACAGTTTGATTTTTCATGGGGTGATACTGAATACCATCAAGAGACATTGGATAATCTGAAAGCAGCTGTCAAGAGTACCAAGAAACTCTGCGGG GTAATGCTTGATACTGTGGGTCCAGAGTTACAGGTGATCAATAAAACTGAGCGCCCGATTTCCCTTCAGGAAGATAGCTTTGTTGTCCTAACACCAGATCAGGACAAAGAAGCCACTTCAAGTCTGCTACCCATAAATTTTACTGGGTTGTCGTCG GCAGTGAAGACGGGAGACACAATTTTTATTGGTCAATACCTCTTTACAGGAAGTGAAACTACTTCTGTGTGGCTAGAG GTCACTGAAGTAAATGACGAAGATGTGGTTTGCTTGGTAAAGAATTCTACTACCTTGAGTGGGCCACTATATACTTTGCATGTCTCTCAAATCCATATTGATCTGCCTACTCTCACTGACAAAGATAAGGAG GTTATAAGCACATGGGGTGTTCGAAACAACATAGACATCCTCTCACTTTCATACACCAGGCATGCTGAAGATGTTCGTCAT GCACGTGAATTTCTTTCTAAACTGGGCGACCTCTATCAGACTCAAATTTTTGCGAAAATTGAAAATGTAGAG GGATTAGCTCATTTTGATGAGATCCTTGAAGAAGCAGACGGTATCATCCTTTCTCGTGGAAATTTGGGGATAGATCTCCCACCAGAGAAG GtgtttatgtttcaaaaaactGCTGTTTTTAAGTGCAATATGGCTGGAAAACCTGCTGTGGTCACTCGTGTCGTGGACAGTATGACAGAGAATTTGAGACCTACTCGTGCAGAAGCAACTGATGTTGCCAACGCAGTATTGGATg GGAGTGATGCAATTCTTCTAGGTGCAGAAACCCTGAGAGGATTGTATCCAGTTGAGACCATCTCTACCGTTGGGAAAATTTGTGCTGAG GCAGAGAAGGTTTTCAATTATGATTTGTATTACAAAAGAACTGTCAAATATGCAGGAGATGCAATGAGCCATTTGGAGTCCATTACTTCCACTGCG GTCCGTGCAGCTATCAAGGTTAAAGCTTCTGTAATTTTGTGCTTCACTTCTACTGGAAGAGCTGcaag GTTGATTGCAAAGTACAAACCCATAACGCCTGTTATATCTGTTGTTATCCCTCGGGTAAAGACTGATCAACTGCGTTGGACCTTTACTGGTGCTTTTGAG GCAAGGCAGTCACTCATTGTCAGGGGAGTTTTTCCTATGCTTGCCGATCCTCGACACCAA GCTGAGTCTACAAATGCAACAAATGAATCAGTTCTGAAGGTTGCTCTAGATCATGGCAAGGCAGCTGGTTTTATAAAGCCGCATGACCGAGTTGTTGTTTGCCAAAAGCTTGGAGATTCATATGTGGTGAAGATCCTTGAGCTTGAAGATTAA